The Rhodamnia argentea isolate NSW1041297 chromosome 7, ASM2092103v1, whole genome shotgun sequence genome contains the following window.
tatatgagctttgattcttctatccccaagaagatatgtaggcacttaatgataattcattaagttcaagcccattcctcctctctctcttttttccccatattttattacaatgtacaatttgattatattttatattttataatttattatgtttattttattatttattattttaaaaattaaaattaaaaaaggaatcggaatgaatcggcccgggaaccggcttGGAAtctccggttccggttcgggaacGGAACCGGCAATTTCAAtcgtcggttccggttccacgttttcgtggaaccggaacccgccATCACTAACTGTAGTACTGAATGAGCCGGAAATATATGTTTTCTATAGGTCGAAATGAGCCATAAATATGAACATGTTCTTTTTGCAATACTTAcatccaaaaattacaaaaagttaTTAAACCGTCCACCGGGGTCAGAATTCGAATCCACCCTTAGGGACATATACATGAAATCTCTGCGTGGTGTTGTGTAAAATGCCGGAGCTTGATCTATAGTTACCAAAAAACTATGGGATGGAAAGAAAGCAAATAGCATGGAATACATCTCCACGACACAAGGCGCAACTTACTTTAATTAGTGTTAATATCATGGAAAACTCAAACTGATATGCCCGTGAAAAATTTATCCTTAATAAGTTTTTGGGTCATCAAAAATTCCCGAACCGGTACACACATGACACATTGGCCCTCCGTTAGCTTCCGTCGATTTTGCCATGAAATTTTTGAGTCGGATGACACATGACAATACTGTGAAATTCGACGGAAGCTAGTGGTTAGTAAATGTTACACACGTGtattagtttatgattttttgtcaatcaacaattaatttgaggtaaatttatcatatatgtagGGCTTTACGTGATATTAATGTTTTTAATTAAGCATACATTTAAGTGTAACTTATTGGTCATTTAAGATTGACCCGTTTGAAATAAACCCAATCCGattaaaatgataaataaaaattaagcatCACAGTTATGTcgttttatttcctatttcttgATCCTTTTAAAATTGTcttcaaaagaaattaaaaattctgaaaaaataagaataaagtAGACAGCATatttagaagaagaaaactcgttcctttaaaaaaaaaaaaaaactcgttcCTAAACTAGAATTTTTGACTCCATGACAGCACAAAATATAGTTTAGGTTCCGACAGTTTATTAAGAGTAGTGTTGATGAGTACTTTCGAAATACTTATTTAGCatattcaatttttaaaaatttactcGTTGAAATTTTGTTATCAATTGCTTAATAAGAGCACTTACTTAGGACCTGTTTGACAATGATTCTAATTCTCTGATTACGTTtctcgaaatagaaaaatatgtttggtaGCATGAATGATTCTAATTCTCAAATTCTTTGATTCTATTCCCAAGAATAGATCCggagcagaaacaagaatataaaaaaattaattctagaaTATAGAATCATTTTTGAGAAACATGACCAACAAAATGAGAAGTCTCGAGGAAGGCTCTCACTATGTtctctcgaccaaaaaaaaaaagaacgaagccTCAGGGAAGAATGCTCAACTAGCTAGCTCCCCTCACTTGTTCATCATCACCAAAAAGCTCCACCACCGCCGTATGCCATCGCCGAGCATCGCCTATTGCTGCTGTTAGTCGTCGACCATCACCGTCTGTTGTCGTCGGCGATCGTAGGCGGTATGCCATCTTCGGCCgtaggggaaaaagaaaagaaaataaaaaattaaattcataaaaaaaacatatttttataaaataaaaataatttaataaaataaaaattaaattttagaaaaataaagaaaataaaaaaattaattaaaaaaattactagatttgtattgtatgaaagtgttttaacaatatcattttccttaaaaaattataagaaataaatattccttcatttggttaaatatagaagtgtttaagtaatatgaGTTGGGAGTTGGGTCGAGTATGAGTCATTAGATTTGTactgcatgaaaatgggtcaaaactgGTTAAATTTGTCACTATGAGTCATACCATATCcaacccgacccacccatttgacatctcTACTACTCGCTCAATTCCATGATTTtgtgttttcaatttttataatcTTATTTGTCAAATACTTTGCAACATTTATGTTTATCGTATCAAGTaattttaagtgcaaatttcttGGAGCATTAccattgagcttatgttcaaTCTGTCTCTACATGATCAGCACCATCATGGAATAGCCTAGGGGCTATTCAAACTTCCTTCATAAGCTAATTTAAGTACAAATTCGTGGCcaaaattcaagtgcaaattACCTGTTGAGCTTGTGTTCTTCATGttccacgaaataaatagattaATTATGGACCATGTATAATCTGTATTCATTTTATGAGCAATGCTATGTAGGTTGATTTTATAGTGAAGATGTAAATATTCGActtgaatggaaaaaaaaatgggaagagaaattgatttcgggaacataaattttgtgcggtaACCACTCTTTCGCATGTGCGGGATAATGAAAGTAATGGGGCGGTTACGTTTTTCGGCGAATTAAAGAAAGGCATTTTAAAAATCGCCACTAATCccccaatttgaatttttcttcttgAGGGCAGTCGCACTTTCTTAAATcagaagttagagagagagagagagagagagagagggaagggcaaaagagagagagagagagaaaaaaggttAATTAACTTGTCGCCTATCTTTATCAGTAGTTGGCAGCTGAGCTGGGTCATCTCTTTCTCCGGCCCCAAAACGCTGTCGTATAATTTggatatttctcttttcttttattaataaataataataataaacaaaaaatagacaagtgaaaatcttcccaaaagaaaaagatgtgtCGTGTTGGCttccccacttttttttttctaaaacttttttttattttttggaaaatttaaaaaattggaaaaacaaTTAAAAGCCAGCCTCGTCTATAAGCACTTGGCAAATGCCGTAGAGAAagagatagaaagagagagagagagactgagacAGAGTGGACACACCAACACACCATCATTCCAAAGCGAAagcagagggaaaaagaaagaacgaaaggctggagagagaaaagagagaggaggaggcgaACGGAGAGGGgtcgaggaaggaggaggaggaggagggtttcTGCTGCTTGAAGATcagggagaagaggaagaagaagaagaaggaggaggccATGATGCAGACGACCGAGTCGCAGCccctgcagcagcagcagcagccggcCCAGCCTCAGccccagcagcagcagcagctggtCCTGCAGAACTCGTCCGGGAGCTTGAGCTTCAGCAGCAACGTGTCGCTCTCCAGGGAGGATGAGGAGATGTCGAGGTCGGCTCTTTCCACCTTCAGGgccaaggaggaggagatcgagaggaagaagatggaggtcCGCGACCGCGTCCTCTCCCACCTGGGTCGGGTCGAGGAAGAGACCAAACGCTTGGCCACTATTCGCGAGGTACGCAAGAATTGAGAATTCCCCCCCACGAGTGCTTGGAAAAAATCATGCTTTGTAAGAGCTGGTGAATCGGCGAGATGGGTCGATTTGATTTGTGGGTGCTTTTGCTTCTTTAGAACTCGAAATTCTACGAACAATTGTTCTCTCTGTTTTTCATATACTTGTCGGGTTATTTCTATGTTggatcttttcttttgctttttgaaatTCTTGTTCAGtataaagggggaaaaaaaaaggagactgATGGGAAGCTGGAGCTGGAAGTATCATCGAAGATCTCGTTTGTTTAAGGATATTACACAGGTCTCGATGCTGAATTAGTGAGTTTGACtaagaaatttttccttttgtttgttctAGGGAGAGAGAATGATGCTACTGTccgttaaattttttataaaaaaaaaggggttttgACAAGTTTGGATCTTTtccttgtatttttctttttgttctgttttcttGGGCAGATTTGGCCGAAACATCTGTCTCTTTTGCAAGATGTCTTGGCGTGTTAACGGAATCTTTTCGGCCTGCAACCTCTTAAAGCCTTTTGTTCCCCTCTCCCAAACTGTCGGTCAACGGCTCCTTTCCCTGCGACAAACAAACGTATGAATGAGGATAAGGGATTGTCTGGTATCATCCAGGGAATGAGAAACTTGCTCGTTTCGGATTCTGTCTTAAAAGTTTGTAATTAACTGAATTGGAAACGTAGAATTTCTTGTTTTGGTCAAGTAAATTCACCTTCTCTCGTGTTTTCGGCCCAAGAAATAAATGGACCTTGTGTCGTTTTTCACATGATACATGGGAGAAGCCATTCTGCCCGATCTGCCCATGCTTGCGGTTATGTTTTGTCCACGCTTTGATTGACAAAGATAACGAATTAGATCAGAAGAGATGCAGattatgaagaattttgttttCATGGGTGTGAAGTTGGATGATAAGTCTGGATTATGAGATTGTACCATTAATTTAGATGGAGGGTTACAAATGTGTCGATTGACAAAGATAACGAATTAGATTAGAAGCGTTGCCGATCATGAAgaaatcttttgttttcttttgggtgTAAAGTTGGATGATAGTCTGGATTATGAGGTTATACCACTCATTAGGATGGAGGGATATAAATGCGGAGCCAGAATTcgtagaattttcttttttgggttctaAAGTTGCGCTGACAATGTTACACCTGCTGTGAATATCACCTGTGATGATCAGGAGCTAGAAGGACTGGCGGATCCGATGAGGAAGGACGTTTCACTGGTTAGAAAGAAGATTGATACAGTGAACAAGGAATTGAAGGCGCTGGGACATTCTTGCCAGAAGAAGGTGAATAAGAAAAAAACCCTGTCGATCAGTTCCCTTTCTGATGCTCAAAATCTTTTGCTGGCACTGAACTTGGGTTTTATGGTTTGTCACAGGAGAGAGAGTACAAGGAGGCTCTCGAGGCTTTCAACGATaagaacaaggaaaaagtaCAGCTCATTACCAAGTTGATGGAGGTTGGAGATGCAGTCCCTGCTCTATTTGTGTATATGTTAACGCGTGCGTGCGTGTTTTGGGTACAATTCGTTCTGATGGATTGCAATTCTTGAACAGCTTGTGAGCGAGAGCGAGAAGTTGAGGCTGAAGAAGCTGGAGGAGCTCAGCAAGAACATAGAGTCTATAAACTGAAGATAGTGTCCACTTCACTGCTGATTACCTGATCAAGTTTGTTCCTGATCTGATGCTTGTAAATGTGACTTGTCTACATTTATTTATGGGTGCTTTGGGACTGGGAGATGTACTCCTTACCTCTCTGTTTTTGTTAGCATTTTGATGGGTCTTGGATCTTTTTACTAGTCAAGTTAGGAAAGGGAAAATTTGCATCTTGAACCAGGTTTGTAGAATTAAACGCGTCTCAACCGTCgagtttcttctcatttttttcttaatttttcttttctttttctttccgttTGTCGAAAACTTAACTACCTGTCTTCTGAAAGtcttgtataattttttttttaagtgtggTTTGAAGAATAGCTCCTTTCGTATACAATTCTTTTCTCGGTTATTGCAACTTTGTATTCTCTACCATGGTGGTAGTCTGATCATTCTCTGTACTGAATGGTGAATCAATTCTTTTCAATGGTGATTGTGCTGTGCCGGTTGAAGTTAGTTTTCCGAGCAGATGGTGAACCAGTACTGAATAGTGACGGAACATGTGTGGAAATCCTTGCATGATTTGGTCCTGAAGTGGTATCGTCGTGGATGCATTAGTTCCGATAAGGATCCATGTTACTTCCTCCAACAGGGGAACCTAAACTCTTCCCGAATGCCACCTGATGGCACCTCCTGTGATTAACAGCATAGCTATACGGAGGGTGGTTTCCGGTCGCCTCACCATGGGTAGTCGGGACCATTCCGGCATGTTACTTCCTCCAACAGGGGAACCTAAACTCTTCCCGAATGCCACCTGATGGCACCTCCTGTGATCAACAGCATAGCTATACGGAGGGTGGTTTCCGGTCGCCTCACCATGGGTGGTCGGGACCATTCCGGCGTTCTGGAGGCGGGGGGACGAGTCGGTTTCCTTCCCGTAAGAGGAGTGATCATAGGCTACTTTCCCAGCTCCAGGTGGGTTCGGCGTCGGAGAAACTTTTAGATGGGTGGGGGGGGAAGatggttgaaaattttggatctAGGAGTAGGAGGGCCCATGCAAATTTGATAAAATTCTAGACTTTTGAGGGGGGACCAACCATGTCTGGGTGGGAGCGTCAAATTAGACAAGGGAGTAGTTGGGACGAAATTCGAGCTAAAACGAACGGAGGATGTAATTATGGATTCCTAAAGCTTAGACAAAGCGACAAACTTCAGCAGCATGTGCAGGTCGGACATTGGCAAAATTGTTTTCGCTCGTTGACATTCGTAATCAATGTTGACCTTTGTCCAATctcattcctttctttttttgggcccaaatccccaaaaaaaaaaaacaacaaaactcACTAACTTTCACACGAGAAAAATACATTGACTTTTCGAACAACCTAAGAGAAAAATTTCACGATCCTTTACTGGAGAAACAAAATTACCTACCAGTAAATTTTCTGTTCACGCAAATTGATGTGGCAACTAATGAAGTAGCTAATAATGCCGACATGTCTTTCGTACACCTCAgcaagaggcaaaaaaaaaaacactgaacGTGCCAGCAAAAGCCAAACGGCACCGTTTGGCTAAAACATTAGCAGAACTTGTCTGCTTTATCTTACAAGCAAAAGCTTAGGCTTTTATCGCCTTTTTCGCGTTCTCTTTCTTGATTTCTCGGGGATGCTAAATAAAAGTGAATTACAATTGCCCTCCAAGTATTGAAGTCGACTCCCATTTCGCCATTAGTGTTGACTCCGGtcaattttcattaaaaaaaaaaagggcctacacattcaataattttttgaatctagCCCCTACTGCAGACAATATTAGTCAAATAACCAAACTTTATATTTCGCTTCGATCACGGCTTCCAAACTTTAGTCAACGTGAGAGGATATCGCAACCGACGTCAAGACTTCGATGTGAACACCATGGAGATTACAAAAGTCAGGGGCTAATTTGCAACAAACTTCAAAGTTCGAGGAAGAAAATGTAATTCGCCCCCCCCATGGACTCCGTCAAAAGCAAGTACGAGCAGGTCATTGTGGCGCAACCGCCATTCTGCCGCGTCCTGGACCAATTCTTCTGACTAGGTGTGCGCAGTTTGCCGGTCCATTTCATCGTTGGGATCATCCTCTCTCCACAAGTCAAAAGGGAGACAAAAGGCAAGGGTGTGAAGAATCTTTATATTAACAAGTCCCATGAATGAATAGTTCCTCCTCAATCATGCAACCGACTTTTGTTGGTTGGTCTTCCTAATCCTCCCACCTTTCGAACCACTCCCAACACGTGTGGTTCCCCCTTGATCACATTGTCCCAATAGTGAATTACGATGATATTGAGCCAGGTTAACTCGTTTCCTGCGTGACATCAGCTTATGTTGGATCTCACTTGGGTCCTACTTAACTTAACGGCTCATGTAAAGTGTCCCAACAAAGGTCGCTGAGTAACAAGTCATTTCTCAAAGATAAAGACACGCGAGGTGAAATTTGCATCAAACATGGAATTGTTTGTACTTGGTGGTATAGAATCAAACCTTTGCCTTGCGGCCGGTCCCCGCGTGCGAATGCCTTTTTAGCGTTGAAATAAGCGTCAACATGAAAACACAAGTAATTTCAGAAAGCTTTTACTAATTGTGGAATTTaagtaagaacaaaaaattGCATCCTCGATCCTTAAAATTGGAGCAATGCCACAGTGTTTGGTCCTGATCTTTGGAAATGAAGGTCGCATGGTCCATGAGTTTTCACTTTTGTGGGCTTCTAGTCCTTGATCCACATTTCATTGGGCGAGGATCAGAATTCCTTCATGGTATTATATggttgtaaaggaagagaagaatACCTTTTGCAATGCTAGATATATTTGCAAGAATCGAGATAAGACAAACGTTTTAAATGACTGTTATGAACCAAAACAGTAGAAGTCTAAAGAGTAAAGCCGACAACCAATAAGGTGCGGATTTAAATGATAAGAGAATTTGCTCATTTCCTTGTGATTACgagtttaaaaaattttgagggTATTCTTGAATTAAAATCCCGAATGCACAGGACCGATGTAAGAGAGTGCCGGCCCCATTAAGATCGCCCGGAGAGGCATACCAATGGAGGTGCACGAAAACTGGCCTGAACAACATTTGGCCGCttaaaaca
Protein-coding sequences here:
- the LOC115743573 gene encoding transcription factor Jun-like — translated: MMQTTESQPLQQQQQPAQPQPQQQQQLVLQNSSGSLSFSSNVSLSREDEEMSRSALSTFRAKEEEIERKKMEVRDRVLSHLGRVEEETKRLATIREELEGLADPMRKDVSLVRKKIDTVNKELKALGHSCQKKEREYKEALEAFNDKNKEKVQLITKLMELVSESEKLRLKKLEELSKNIESIN